CTGCTATGTATGAGGTCACTTGACCTAGTGTCCCTGCCAACAGATGTTGTGGGGACTCCCAATAGAGCAGGTCCTCTGCTGGACCACTGCTtatggtcggcgccatcttttctctctggagccaggaccttccaagAAAGGAGTGCGGGATGTTGCCCTTTGTGTTCTGGAAACATGCCCCACTACCTCGGACCAAACGCTTccttactgggaacaccaagcaAGTGCACTTGAGCctactgtaagtcttcaaatcttgtTAATGGAGCAATGATTTCCAAAATCACCACCAGCATACTTATTAGAGGTTACAAATTTAGcaataatgacttgttgaaaaaagtGATTGACTTAGTacttctagagagaagttgatactttttgaatgggactcagttggagccagggattttttggagccagcaacTAGCGGCTGTCgttggcattgcactttaaggtacttccacattggcttcagcttCAAGCCATAGTAGTTGCTGCTTGTGTCTGGTGCcaggacaaacacagacagtaaaCCTACCAATGTCTACCAGCACAAACCTACTAGATTTTGgtaactcagactgctgctgAAGCTTTATGCTAACCTCAGATGAACTTCACAATGCAGTTTCATATGGCACAATCACTTAAAAGTGACACATGCCCACCACCACCAAATTAGGAAGAAAATCCTTCCAACATCAAAGGGTGCATTCAGCTATTATCAACTTAGAATATTACTGCTTTTCATCCAATGTACAAAAGTGTTTCTTCTCTGCAGGCTCCTTCATCATGGTTTTGTTTGCAGGCCATAGTTAGCTTGCTTGCTCAGGCTTCTGCATACCTTACAAATAGACAGTGATGATGACCACAACACATTCATTACACTGTTCACTGCATTAATTTAAATAGGCAAtctataattaaatataaatttaaatatatagcCAGCTGTTTTACATTGTGAGGCTTTTTTATTTGgcatgataaaataaaattctcagagtgaagtaaaaaaaaacataaacatttccTATGGAAAGGAGCCTAATTACTGAGGTCACTCTAGAGATTTTTAGTTTCTAACTATGGATAGCCAATTAGTGATACTTGTAGTAAGGGGCAGTGATGACACTGTGTTGAGCACCAAGTTTCATTTAGTATCATTCTGGTATGTTCTAGTCACTCCTATAAAATCTTCCTGCACCACCTGAACAGAGCTCAGCTGAAGCCATTACTCTTTGAATATGGGCCACAATGTGGCCCACATTCAACAGCCTCATGTTACTGAAGGGAAGgtttgatttttgtcttttacctATACTGTAATAGCATCTAATGACTTCAAAGAACAATGGGCTTAACATTTATCTTTATGTAATAAGATTTATGTAACAATATATGTGATACTGTTATTATAAGATACATCAGTTAACTTTTGATAGTGCCTAAAATATTTTGGTATGACTAATAATTCATCGGTTGGTGGTGCATACTTGCAGCGTCAGATCAATGGCCAGGTCATTATAGTGCAGCTTCTGGTGGTAATCTTCCTTTGCATCAACTTGTTGCTCACTGTAACCTTTTTTTCAAAGGATTTCTTCTACACAACCATGCGCTACATTTTATTTGCTGTTACACTGCTGTCTGATAGCTTGATATTAATCATATCTGATATACTGCTCATTTTGAGCTATTTTCGTTTTACCATGCAGATTGGCATGTGTGTCATTATGTCTTTTGTTGTGATTCTTTACACTTTTGTCACACCAGTTACTCTGACAGCAATGACCCTGGAGCGCTTTGTGGCCATTTGCATGCCCCTGCAGCATGCAGAGCTCTGCTCCACACGCAGCGCTCTGCAATGCGTCCTCATCATTCACGGCCTCAGCTCTATACcctgtatttttatttactcCTTCTTCTTTGCATCTGCTACCCACGGTTTATACACCCAGGACAAAATATGCTCTGTGGAGATTTTCATCTTGCGTAGTTGGCACGATCATTTTAGATCAGCTATAAGTCAGTTTTACTTCTTGATCATGTGCATTACCATTGTTTTCTCttatgttaaaataatgaaGGTGGCCAAAGCTGCATCAGGAGAGAACAAAAAGTCAACATGGAAAGGGCTCAGGACAGTGGTTCTTCATGCTTTCCAGCTGCTCCTCTGTCTCATCCAGCTGTGGTGCCCTTTCATAGAATCTGCTGTGCTTCAGATTGATTTAATGTTGTTCATCAATATCAGATACTTTACCTACATTACTTTTTATCTTGCTCCGAGATGTCTGAGTCCTCTCATTTATGGCCTCAGGGATGAAATGTTCTTTCATGCACTGAAATACTATGCTCTCTGTGGCTTGTATAAGAAACACTCATCAGATTTATCTTGCTTGACAAATTAAAGTCATGGTATTTTGCTactaaaataacatgttttgcatttgtttctaGCTTTATTCATTATGCTTTTTTATGGAAACATGATTTAATGAATCCTGTTGCAACAGcaaaaatgatagaaaatcatACATGTTTTTGGGATGTTTGCATTTGCTATTCATGAACAACTGTATGATTACATTGTTCCAGCCTGTACATTTACTAACAGTATATTACACTGACCTGCACAATTTCCTGCTTTTCATCCCTaaattgcttttaatttgatattattTACTTGTTACAATGAGAACTGTCTTGAAAATAAACACTCTTGTGCTACctattttgcatgtgtgtgtgtttcattataGTGAAGCCTCTGGCTCTATGAATCCACTGCtctttgagatttttttctAACAGTGTGCCCCTCTCACGAAGGTCCAACAGCAGAAAgtgttattacattttctgtcaggCAGGCAATATTGCATTGAAACCGTCACTTCATCACATAGGCTGTTGGAGCATTTGAAAACAACTTTACATAACATTCCCGGTATATTGGTGAGCCAGTACACTTAAACAACCCCTATCATCTCACTACTGACACAAATCACTTGCTTTTGCAGAGATGTGCAGATCTTTGGACAGTGCACTCAGCATGATCTGatgtatttcattcattttggtaCAACATACTCGGAGGACAAGTgtaaaagtagtaaaatgaGAGACTTAAATGTGTTAtgatttaaaatcattaaaatccaTGCACAATGGCAAGTTTGCAAGCTGGTTGAGAGAGAAATAGCTAGAGGTACACATGAATGGTACATTTTTCCATCCATCATGGACCTCACAGGCCTGCAGAAGAGTGTATGAGGTGAGGCTGGGCTCACCCAACCTTTTCATTACCACTACAGACATAAAATAAGTCTCAACCAATAGTTTCACTTGGCTGTAGACTGCAGAATGACTACAACCGTAAAGATTATACTATACATGAAGGTTACCAAGCTAGaacagagttgctgcttatggttggtggcatcttttccatttggagccaggaccttcaaTGTAAGGAGTGTGGGGTTTTGCCTTTCACATTCTGGAAACATGCCACACTACTTCAGACCAACTCTAccttactgggaacaccgagcgGTGCACTTGAGCCCCAGaaccagggagagcagcaggtgagcaaacagcaacgcccacacggcagaTATCAAAgttactataagtcttcaaatcttgtTAACAGAGCAATGATTTCCAAAATCACCACTAGCACACTTATCAGAGGACCCGCATatagtgattgagaccataatgacttgttgaaaaaagtaattgacttagtatttccagggagaagttgacgctttttgaatgggactCAGTTGGAGCCAGTTTTTGGAGCCAACATCCAGCGGCTGttggtggcattgcactttaaggtacttccgcgttggcttcagcctcaagccataGAAGTTGCTGCTTGTGTCTGGTGCCAGGACAAACACAGATGGTAAACCTACTAATGACTACCAGCACAAACCTGCTAGATTTTGgtaactcagactgctgctgAAGCTTTATGTTAACCTCAGATGAACTTCACAATGCAGTTTCATTTTGCGCAATCACTTAAGAGTGACACATGCCCACCACCACCAAATTAGGAAAAAAACCTTCCAACATCAAAGGGTGCGTTCAGTTATTATCAACATAGaatattaatacatttcatCCAGTGTACAAAAAGTTTCTTTTCTGCAGGTTTcttcattgttgttttgtttgcaggCTATAGTTAGCTTGCTTGCTCAGGCTTCTGCATACCTTACAAATAGACAGTGATGATGACCACAACACATTCATTACACTGTTCACTGCATTAATTTAAATAGGCAAtctataattaaatatatataattccGTTAGGCCTGCTGAGATGTATAAATATATAGCCAGCTGTTTTACATTGTGAGGCTTTTTTATTTGgcatgataaaataaaattctcagagtgaagtaaaaaaaaaacataaacatttccTATGGAAAGGAGCCTAATTACTGAGGTCACTCTAGAGACTTTTAGTTTCTAACTATGGATAGCCAATTAGTGATACTTGTAGTAAGGGGCAGTGATGACACTGTGTTGAGCACCAAGTTTCATTCAGTATCATTCTGGTATGTTTTTGTCACTCCTATAAAATCTTCCTGCACCACCTGAACAGAGCTCAGCTGAAGCCATTACTCTTTGAATATGGGCCACAATGTGGCCCACATTGAACAGCCACATGTTACTGAAGGGAAGgtttgatttttgtcttttacctATACTGTAATAGCATCTAATGACTTCAAAGAACAATGGGCTTAACATTTATCTTTATGTAATAAGAGATATGTAACAATATATGtgatattgttattataagatACATCAGTTAACTTTTGATAGTGCCTAAAATATTTTGGTATGACTAATAATTCATCAGTTGGTGGTGCATACTTGCAGCGTCAGATCAATGGCCAGGTCATTATAGTGCAGCTTCTGGTGGTAATCTTCCTTTGCATCAACTTGTTGCTCACTGTAACCTTTTTTTCAAAGGATTTCTTCTACACAACCATGCGCTACATCTTATTTGCTGTTACACTGCTGTCTGATAGCTTGATATTAATCATATCTGATATACTGCTCATTTTGAGCTATTTTCGTTTTACCATGCAGATTGGCATGTGTGTCATTATGTCTATTGTTGTGATTCTTTACACTTTTGTCACACCAGTTACTCTCACAGCAATGACCCTGGAGCGCTTTGTGGCCATTTGCATGCCCCTGCGGCACGCAGAGCTCTGCTCCACGCGCAGCGCTCTGCAGTGCATCCTCATCATTCATGGCCTCAGCTCTATACcctgtatttttattcactcCTTCTTCTTTGCATCTGCTACCCACAGCTTCTACACCCATGACAAAATATGTTCTGTGGAGATGTTCATCTTGCGTAGTTGGCACAGTCATGTTAGGTCAGCTATAAGTCAATCCTACTTCTTGATCATGTGCATTACCATTGTTTTCTCttatgttaaaataatgaaagtgGCCAAAGCTGCATCAGGAGAGAACAAAAAGTCAACATGGAAAGGGCTCAGGACAGTGGTTCTTCATGCTTTCCAGCTGCTCCTCTGTCTCATCCAGCTGTGGCGCCCTTTCATAGAATCTGCTGTGCTTCAGATTGATTTAATGTTGTTCATTAATATCagatactttaactacattacTTTTTATCTTGCTCCGAGATGTCTGAGTCCTCTCATTTATGGCCTCAGGGATGAAATGTTCTTTCATGCACTGAAATACTATGCTCTCTGTGGCTTGTATAAGAAACACTCATCAGATTTATCTTGCTTGACAAATTAAAGTCATGGTATTTTGCtattaaaataacatgttttgcatttgtttctaGCTTTATTCACTATGCTTTTTTTATGGAAACATGATTTAATGAATCCTGTTGCAACAGcaaaaatgatagaaaatcatACATGTTTTTGGGATGTTTGCATTTGCTATTCATGAACAACTGTGTGATTACATTGTTCCAGCCTGTACATTTACTAAGAGTATATTACACTGACCCACACAATTTCCTGCTTTTCATCCCAaaattgcttttaatttgatattattTACTTGTTACAATGAGAAGTGTCTTGAAAATAAACACTCTTGTGCTACCTATtttgcacgtgtgtgtgtttcattataGTGAAGCCTCTGGCTCCATGAATCCACTGCTCTTTGAGTTGTTTTTCTCATCAGCTGCAAGGTTCAAGGGCAATatgtcaccttttttttaatgaagaaaatcgaatttgaacatttcatcTACCCATAACCTGAGTTGTGCAACATcaacatttgcacatttgctATTGTACTTTATACCTGGGtaatattttctgtattaaatAAACTGCATTAAACAAATTATAAACAGACCCAAATATCATTGACTTGTTACTAGGCGTGTCTGGAAAACAATACCGTTtattgttttaagtgttttacttTATCTGTAATAATGCAGCTTATCACTTTTTCAAtgagctgaaataaaaaatgaatttaaaaacactgtgcCTCTCAAGAAGGCCCCTGAGCAGCATTGTGGCTTTTAGTATATTCAGATTACTTGTGAGTCATGTTTCTACACTGGTAAAtaaattgtgttgttttgtttggttttttttcaaatgtattagTCTTTGGTTAAGTATTGTAGGAGAAAAAAGCATTGGAGAACAAAGAGAGTTGTGACATATGTGCTTGGATTCTACAAATCTGCATTCATGGCTCTTTATTAATTGGTTGAAAAGTTTTAAAAGGTCTCCAGAAAGCTTAGGATCTATAGAGTCAAATGCAGCTTTCACACAACGTATTCATCTTCAGACAACCCGTTAAAGGTAGAGATGACAAGGATTCAGACCCTTCTTGTTGTGAGGTGACTGTTCAGTTGTAGGAGCCACATTACAGTAATTTAGGATTACATGATATTGCAACAAACAAGACCCCATTgacacatatatactgtattgaatcaaatacatattttatttattattataatctgaacaatgaaaaaacaatacaaacaatagttttatataaaaaaaagaactgtcTTTGTGGCAaccaacacacaacaaacaacactgtGAGCCCATATATACTGGAGATTTGATAATAATTTTCCAGAAGCTCCAAAAGCATTCACTAATCAAATAAATAGTCTTAAATAATGATTGATGCAGTAAAGAATTACAAATTGTTAGCAATTTATTTGATTCCCTTCTCAAAATTAGATTTTCTTTGTGTAAAACATCCTACAGGCTCAAAAAAGAAGAGACGTAATAGGGAAATAATACATTGTAGAAAGCTCAAAGCTTTTGAAGGTGAATCCATGTCAATATGAAATTAACAGCACTTTAACATGCACTTATTTTTTTCCGGCTATCTAATATCTCTGACTATTTGTCTTAGTCCTCCCGTAGATAGGCCTCGTGAACCTCAAGCTCCTCACTATCTTCTAGGGAGGCATTATATTCTGCCATTCTTTGGATCTCTTCTACTTTAGTCTCGGCCAACTTCTTATCTGCATCTGCTGACATTTTCCGTGCCTCCTCCACCTGGGACTGAGCCAACTGAATGTTTGTCCTCACTGTGATGGACGCCTGCTCAGCTCCTGggaacacacaaatgcaaacacacatttagtcAAACTATTTGAGTAGATGTTGACCTtaagaaaactttttaaaatgtaacactGACAGCAACAACACTATTCCTAAATACCACAATATTCAGCATTAAATCATGCCTCAGGAAATCCAGCTGAATAGTTACTTAATCTGTCACCAgaaatgataattattatttagttaagttgatttattgaacagttCAGGCACACTTTCTACTCACCTGAAATGTACGCTGCCTCAGCTGCCATTTTACACAAATTGACAGCATTGATCCAGGTCGACTCAAAACGTTTGCATTCATCCAGTCTGTCACTAGCCTGGCAGGGCAAAGAGACAAGACAAACTCAATATGATACCTCTATTTTCTTAAATTGATGAATTTGATAGGAGAAACTGAATGATCGAGTAGTTTTAAACAACTTTTCTCCAAAGAGCACAGCACAGACTAACCTCAGCTCGCTGGCCATTGATCACCTGCCGGAGGGAGTCCTCCTCTGCTGGGGTCAGTTTTCCCACTGAGGCCAAATAGCGTCTTTGGAGAGCAACACGTGTGTGCACAGCCTGTTAGCAAACAAAGGGAGGACATACAGTCAGGGACAGTACAGGGCAATTTTTAAACACTAACCATTAGTTTGACAGTAGTTTTTTTCTGATCAGACAGGTGTGTCTATTCTTCACAAAGGCGTAGAACAGATTTCGTTTTTTAGTCTTATGACTCCAGCCCAAAGGATGTGTAAACCTCATATTAAATGCAGAaacaagacagacaggaagactcTATATTTAATTATCACTTTGTGGTGCAAGTGTAGAAAAAATGGAAGACCAAATTTGGAGACAACTGCCAAATCCAAAGTAGTTTTCATGGTCATTACTTAGAGGTATTATCCTCACTGTGATATActcaaattattttcaatatatatGGACTTCAACAAACTCTGAATCGTGGTGATGTACCCTCTAATACAACCATT
This is a stretch of genomic DNA from Thunnus albacares chromosome 6, fThuAlb1.1, whole genome shotgun sequence. It encodes these proteins:
- the LOC122984250 gene encoding odorant receptor 131-2-like, with product MTNNSSVGGAYLQRQINGQVIIVQLLVVIFLCINLLLTVTFFSKDFFYTTMRYILFAVTLLSDSLILIISDILLILSYFRFTMQIGMCVIMSFVVILYTFVTPVTLTAMTLERFVAICMPLQHAELCSTRSALQCVLIIHGLSSIPCIFIYSFFFASATHGLYTQDKICSVEIFILRSWHDHFRSAISQFYFLIMCITIVFSYVKIMKVAKAASGENKKSTWKGLRTVVLHAFQLLLCLIQLWCPFIESAVLQIDLMLFINIRYFTYITFYLAPRCLSPLIYGLRDEMFFHALKYYALCGLYKKHSSDLSCLTN
- the LOC122984251 gene encoding odorant receptor 131-2-like, yielding MTNNSSVGGAYLQRQINGQVIIVQLLVVIFLCINLLLTVTFFSKDFFYTTMRYILFAVTLLSDSLILIISDILLILSYFRFTMQIGMCVIMSIVVILYTFVTPVTLTAMTLERFVAICMPLRHAELCSTRSALQCILIIHGLSSIPCIFIHSFFFASATHSFYTHDKICSVEMFILRSWHSHVRSAISQSYFLIMCITIVFSYVKIMKVAKAASGENKKSTWKGLRTVVLHAFQLLLCLIQLWRPFIESAVLQIDLMLFINIRYFNYITFYLAPRCLSPLIYGLRDEMFFHALKYYALCGLYKKHSSDLSCLTN
- the LOC122984130 gene encoding diablo homolog, mitochondrial-like isoform X2, which gives rise to MQAVRQCSVCASRTTGGLLRNQADISLLRTNKSVLRRGAACTRLLSSENALFSSRNLGVQKLGEWKDTAQTSTASLSVGRRLCAVPFTQQVENLSHDSLIKRAASVVTDSSSTFLSQTTLALIDALTDYSKAVHTRVALQRRYLASVGKLTPAEEDSLRQVINGQRAEASDRLDECKRFESTWINAVNLCKMAAEAAYISGAEQASITVRTNIQLAQSQVEEARKMSADADKKLAETKVEEIQRMAEYNASLEDSEELEVHEAYLRED
- the LOC122984130 gene encoding diablo homolog, mitochondrial-like isoform X1 — its product is MQAVRQCSVCASRTTGGLLRNQADISLLRTNKSVLRRGAACTRLLSSSENALFSSRNLGVQKLGEWKDTAQTSTASLSVGRRLCAVPFTQQVENLSHDSLIKRAASVVTDSSSTFLSQTTLALIDALTDYSKAVHTRVALQRRYLASVGKLTPAEEDSLRQVINGQRAEASDRLDECKRFESTWINAVNLCKMAAEAAYISGAEQASITVRTNIQLAQSQVEEARKMSADADKKLAETKVEEIQRMAEYNASLEDSEELEVHEAYLRED